A region from the Acanthopagrus latus isolate v.2019 chromosome 8, fAcaLat1.1, whole genome shotgun sequence genome encodes:
- the LOC119024994 gene encoding C-factor-like has protein sequence MSAIMSFKKCGSVLVTGANRGLGLQIVDSLASGGFSPGKIIATARQPSSAQKLQELAEKHPNIHIITLDVVNQESIEKSVEAVERLVQEEGLNCLINNAGINVVADFHTVTAEKMIENFHTNAVAPLMITKAYLPLLKRAASRGGAGGAGKMGIQRAAVINISSLLGSVELAWGEGVKNIRWHPYRTSKSALNMVSRCMAVDLEPDGILCMAIHPGWVRTDMGGSQAPLSPEESITSTLSVIGGLTEKDHGSFLSFTGEVLPW, from the exons ATGAGTGCTATCATGAGTTTCAAAAAGTGCGGTTCCGTGCTGGTAACGGGAGCCAACCGAGGGCTCGGGCTGCAGATAGTCGACAGCCTGGCAAGTGGAGGTTTCTCACCCGGCAAGATTATAGCCACGGCCAGACAGCCGTCAAGTGCGCAG AAACTTCAGGAGCTGGCAGAGAAACATCCCAACATCCACATAATCACTCTGG ATGTAGTGAACCAGGAGAGTATAGAGAAGTCTGTAGAAGCGGTGGAGCGGCTGGTACAAGAAGAGGGTTTAAACTGCCTGATCAACAACGCAGGGATCAATGTGGTGGCCGACTTTCATACTGTTACCGCAGAGAAGATGATAGAAAACTTCCACACGAATGCTGTGGCTCCTCTAATGATCACCAAG gcCTACCTGCCTCTGCTGAAACGAGCTGCAtccagaggaggagcaggtggtgcAGGTAAAATGGGCATCCAGAGGGCAGCAGTCATCAACATTAGCTCTCTGCTGGGCTCTGTGGAGCTGGCCTGGGGGGAAGGGGTTAAAAACATCCGATGGCACCCCTACAGGACGTCCAAG AGTGCCTTAAACATGGTGAGTCGCTGTATGGCTGTAGACCTGGAGCCTGATGGGATTCTCTGTATGGCCATACACCCTGGATGGGTCCGCACTGACATGGGGGGCTCTCAG GCTCCACTGAGTCCAGAGGAGAGCATTACTTCCACCTTGTCTGTGATTGGTGGACTGACTGAGAAGGATCATGGCTCATTTCTGAGCTTTACAGGAGAGGTGTTGCCCTGGTGA
- the calb2a gene encoding calbindin 2a — protein MANKAQQPPHLHLAEVTASQFLDIWKHFDADGNGYIEGKELENFFRELETARRGAGVDPSNPTFREKMKEFMQKFDKNKDGRIEMSELAQILPTEENFLLCFRQFVSSSAEFMAAWRRYDTDRSGYIEANELKGFLSDLLEKANRHYDDQKLQEYTQTILRMFDLNGDGKLGLSEMARLLPVQENFLLKFEGVKLTSEQFNAIFTYYDKDGNGYIDEQELDALLRDLYQKNKKEVDVKNLTGYKQSIMSLSDGGKLYRGELEIVLCREPIV, from the exons ATGGCAAATAAAGCACAGCAGCCTCCTCACCTGCACCTGGCCGAGGTCACCGCGTCCCAGTTCCTCGACATTTGGAAGCATTTCGACGCGGACG GCAATGGCTACATCGAGGGGAAGGAGCTGGAGAACTTCTTCAGGGAATTGGAGACGGCCCGGAGAGGAGCAGGAGTG gACCCATCTAACCCCACATtcagagaaaagatgaaggAGTTCATGCAGAAGTTCGACAAGAACAAAGATGGACGAATTGAGATGTCAGAG CTGGCCCAGATTCTCCCAACTGAAGAGAACTTCTTGCTCTGCTTCAGACAGTTTGTCAGCTCCAGTGCCGAGTTCATGGCG GCATGGCGGCGATATGATACAGATCGCAGTGGCTACATTGAAGCAAATGAATTGAAG GGCTTCCTATCAGACCTGCTGGAGAAGGCTAACAGACACTACGATGACCAGAAGCTCCAGGAGTATACACAGACCATA CTCAGGATGTTTGATCTGAATGGAGATGGGAAGTTGGGCCTGTCAGAGATGGCAAG gctTCTCCCTGTTCAGGAGAATTTCTTACTCAAGTTCGAG GGCGTCAAGTTGACCAGTGAGCAGTTCAATGCCATCTTCACATACTATGACAAG GATGGGAATGGCTACATCGATGAGCAGGAGTTGGACGCCCTGCTACGAGACCTCTaccagaaaaacaagaag GAGGTGGATGTGAAGAACCTGACGGGCTACAAGCAGAGCATCATGAGCCTGTCTGACGGAGGGAAGCTCTACCGCGGCGAGCTGGAAATCGTCCTCTGCAGGGAGCCGATTGTGtga